Proteins encoded in a region of the Roseateles sp. SL47 genome:
- a CDS encoding methyl-accepting chemotaxis protein: MKNLRVAWKLSLGFGVVGLLLLLLAVAAWMALTKVDRLVDLIVEDRYVKVMMIRNIDSELNQQARQTRNIVIFDDAKERRTQLDQLATSRKAAREIYDKLADLIQSPEGKAVIGSALEAREGYKKALDVFVAQAEANDPAMRDTLLKQVRPAQLAYDQKLEELSKFQEKLMAEDARNSQVSVEAATLTISVTAVVGLALAGFAALLVTGSITKPMRKLVDSLDTLSNGDLVPEVVVDRHDEIGQLQKGLHRLREALIKTVSAVRSNAESVATASAQIAQGNQDLSQRTEEQASALEQTAATMEELGSTVQSNAENARQADGLSRNAAEIASRGGAMVGHVVSTMQGISDSSRKIGDIIGVIDGIAFQTNILALNAAVEAARAGEQGRGFAVVAGEVRTLAQRSAQAAREIKALITSNVEQVERGNDQVEGAGKTMDEIVGSIKRVSDIVSEITAATVEQSNGIHQVGEAVGQMDMVTQQNAALVEESAAAAESLKVQAQQLLEAVDFFKLAARSRADHSSPVATPKQASLTSKVKPVAVKPVAKTATTLAKAAKPKVASAASKVSQPAKTSTPPKQPMALATEAPDAGDQWASF; the protein is encoded by the coding sequence ATGAAGAATCTTCGGGTGGCCTGGAAGTTGAGCCTGGGCTTTGGAGTTGTGGGACTGCTGCTGTTGCTGTTGGCAGTGGCGGCCTGGATGGCGCTCACCAAGGTGGACCGGCTGGTCGATTTGATTGTGGAAGATCGCTACGTCAAGGTGATGATGATTCGAAACATTGACAGCGAACTCAACCAGCAGGCACGACAGACACGCAACATTGTGATCTTTGACGACGCCAAGGAACGTCGCACCCAGCTGGATCAATTGGCGACCTCACGAAAGGCCGCGCGGGAAATCTACGACAAGCTGGCGGACCTGATCCAGAGTCCCGAGGGCAAGGCAGTGATAGGTTCTGCCCTGGAAGCCCGTGAAGGCTACAAAAAGGCACTGGATGTATTTGTTGCCCAAGCGGAAGCGAACGATCCCGCCATGCGCGACACGCTGCTGAAGCAGGTTCGACCGGCACAGCTGGCGTATGACCAAAAGCTTGAAGAACTCTCCAAGTTCCAGGAAAAGCTGATGGCGGAGGACGCCAGGAACAGTCAAGTGTCCGTTGAGGCCGCGACGCTGACCATCAGCGTCACTGCTGTGGTGGGGCTGGCGCTGGCCGGTTTTGCCGCCTTGCTGGTGACTGGCAGCATTACCAAGCCCATGCGCAAGTTGGTGGACTCCCTGGACACGCTGTCCAATGGCGATCTTGTTCCGGAAGTGGTCGTGGACCGTCACGACGAAATCGGACAGCTTCAGAAGGGACTTCACCGGCTGCGTGAGGCGCTGATCAAGACCGTCAGCGCGGTGCGATCGAATGCGGAGAGCGTCGCGACAGCGAGTGCGCAGATTGCTCAAGGCAACCAAGACCTGAGCCAACGCACCGAAGAGCAGGCCAGCGCACTGGAGCAGACGGCTGCCACCATGGAAGAACTGGGCAGCACGGTGCAAAGCAATGCGGAAAACGCGCGGCAGGCGGACGGGCTGTCCCGCAATGCCGCCGAGATTGCTTCGCGCGGCGGGGCCATGGTGGGCCATGTGGTGTCCACCATGCAAGGCATCAGTGACAGCAGCCGCAAGATTGGCGACATCATCGGGGTGATCGACGGCATTGCCTTCCAGACCAACATCCTGGCGTTGAATGCCGCCGTGGAAGCTGCTCGCGCTGGTGAGCAGGGGCGCGGCTTTGCGGTGGTGGCCGGGGAAGTCCGCACCCTGGCGCAACGCAGTGCGCAGGCGGCCCGGGAGATCAAGGCCTTGATCACCAGCAATGTGGAACAGGTGGAACGCGGCAACGACCAGGTGGAGGGCGCTGGCAAGACCATGGATGAAATCGTTGGCTCGATCAAACGGGTGAGCGACATCGTCAGCGAGATCACGGCGGCCACGGTGGAGCAAAGCAACGGCATCCATCAGGTGGGTGAAGCTGTGGGGCAAATGGATATGGTGACGCAGCAGAATGCCGCGCTGGTGGAAGAAAGCGCGGCGGCGGCCGAGAGCCTGAAGGTGCAGGCGCAACAGCTGCTGGAAGCGGTGGACTTCTTCAAGTTGGCGGCGCGGAGCCGGGCCGACCACAGCAGCCCGGTGGCAACACCGAAGCAGGCAAGTCTGACGTCGAAGGTCAAGCCGGTGGCCGTCAAGCCGGTGGCCAAGACGGCGACGACGCTGGCCAAGGCTGCCAAACCGAAGGTGGCCAGCGCGGCAAGCAAGGTCAGCCAGCCAGCCAAGACCTCGACGCCACCCAAGCAGCCCATGGCGTTGGCGACCGAGGCACCGGACGCGGGCGATCAGTGGGCGTCGTTCTGA